Proteins encoded by one window of Chryseobacterium foetidum:
- a CDS encoding DNA topoisomerase IB: MENSDLEIISHLKPSRIIKIMKDPVASAKAVNLIYTSDAEASGIIRRKRGKKFQYFKGDERVKDKEEIKRINSLVIPPAWENVWICALDNGHLQATGFDIKNRKQYRYHPLWSALRNHTKFYRMLQFGYALPEIRLKLEKDLALRNFDKRKVLALIVSLMQRTNIRIGNNIYEKLYGSFGLTTLKEKHVKVDGQKINFSFKGKKGVMHNVNLKSKRLAKLIMKCKEIPGKELFQYLDDEGNRHSIDSGMVNDYIKELSGEDFTAKDFRTWSGTVNALIAFKEIGYAENNTQYKKKVKAALDIVAEHLGNTSTVCRKYYVHPLVINLYENNTIKKYLDELEIIEENDGKAGLTHEEKLVLKILETEKM; the protein is encoded by the coding sequence ATGGAAAATTCAGATCTTGAAATTATTTCACATCTAAAACCTTCCAGGATCATCAAAATCATGAAAGATCCGGTGGCTTCTGCAAAGGCTGTAAACTTAATTTACACTTCCGATGCAGAAGCTTCCGGTATTATTCGCCGTAAGAGAGGAAAAAAATTTCAGTATTTTAAGGGCGATGAAAGAGTAAAAGATAAGGAAGAAATCAAGCGCATCAACAGTCTGGTAATTCCGCCAGCCTGGGAAAATGTATGGATTTGTGCTTTAGACAACGGTCATCTTCAGGCGACAGGCTTTGACATTAAAAACCGAAAACAATATCGCTACCATCCACTTTGGAGTGCGTTGAGAAATCATACTAAATTTTACAGAATGCTTCAGTTCGGTTATGCCTTACCGGAAATCCGTCTGAAGCTCGAAAAAGATTTGGCCTTAAGAAATTTTGACAAGAGAAAAGTTTTGGCTTTGATTGTCAGCTTAATGCAACGCACCAACATCCGTATTGGTAATAATATTTATGAAAAACTGTATGGCTCATTTGGCTTGACGACTTTAAAGGAAAAACACGTAAAAGTTGACGGTCAAAAAATAAATTTCTCATTTAAAGGGAAAAAAGGTGTCATGCATAATGTCAATCTCAAAAGTAAAAGACTGGCAAAACTCATTATGAAATGCAAGGAAATCCCGGGGAAAGAACTTTTCCAATATCTTGACGATGAAGGAAATAGACATTCAATCGATTCCGGAATGGTCAATGATTATATTAAAGAATTAAGTGGAGAAGATTTTACGGCTAAAGATTTCAGAACCTGGTCGGGAACTGTAAATGCTTTGATTGCTTTCAAAGAAATCGGCTATGCTGAAAACAATACTCAGTACAAAAAGAAAGTGAAAGCCGCTTTGGATATTGTTGCCGAACACTTAGGCAATACGAGTACGGTTTGCAGAAAATATTATGTTCATCCATTAGTCATCAATCTTTACGAGAATAATACGATTAAAAAATACCTCGACGAACTCGAAATTATCGAAGAAAATGATGGAAAAGCAGGTTTGACGCACGAGGAAAAATTAGTTTTAAAAATTCTGGAAACAGAGAAGATGTGA
- a CDS encoding PfkB family carbohydrate kinase, which yields MKLLVVGSVAFDAIETPFGKTDKILGGAATYIAITSSILGVKSGIVSVVGGDFPQEYLDMFSKRDVNLEGLEIVKEGKTFFWSGKYHNDLNTRDTLATEVNVLENFDPKIPDSMQDAEVLLLGNLHPGVQLSVLEKMNNRPKLTILDTMNFWMDTAMDTLKLMIAKTDVISINDEEARQLSGEYSLVKAAKKIHEMGPAYVIIKKGEHGAILFGEGKIFAIPALPLEEVFDPTGAGDTFAGGFAAYIAKKGTFDFDTMKAALIVGSAMASFTVEKFGTERIEEVEETDVYLRIKQFKELTTFEIDLD from the coding sequence ATGAAACTTTTAGTTGTAGGAAGTGTAGCATTTGATGCGATTGAGACACCATTTGGTAAAACAGATAAAATTTTGGGCGGTGCGGCTACATACATAGCAATTACTTCGTCTATTTTAGGCGTAAAATCAGGAATTGTTTCTGTTGTGGGCGGCGATTTTCCTCAGGAATATCTTGACATGTTCAGCAAAAGAGATGTAAATCTTGAAGGACTGGAAATCGTGAAAGAAGGAAAAACGTTCTTCTGGTCAGGTAAATACCATAACGACTTAAATACGAGAGACACTTTGGCTACCGAAGTGAATGTTCTGGAAAATTTCGATCCAAAAATTCCAGATTCTATGCAGGATGCGGAAGTTTTGCTATTAGGAAACCTTCACCCTGGCGTTCAGCTTTCAGTTTTAGAAAAAATGAATAACCGTCCGAAGCTGACAATCCTTGACACGATGAACTTTTGGATGGATACGGCAATGGACACATTGAAACTAATGATTGCAAAAACTGATGTGATCAGCATTAATGACGAAGAGGCGAGACAACTTTCAGGAGAATATTCTTTGGTGAAAGCTGCTAAAAAGATCCACGAAATGGGACCTGCTTACGTAATCATTAAAAAAGGTGAGCACGGAGCAATTTTATTTGGAGAAGGAAAAATATTCGCAATTCCGGCTCTTCCATTAGAAGAAGTTTTCGATCCAACAGGAGCTGGTGATACTTTCGCAGGTGGTTTTGCGGCTTACATTGCTAAAAAAGGAACATTTGATTTCGATACTATGAAGGCTGCTTTGATCGTAGGATCTGCAATGGCATCTTTCACGGTAGAAAAGTTCGGAACAGAAAGAATCGAAGAAGTAGAGGAAACTGATGTTTATTTAAGAATAAAACAATTCAAAGAACTGACGACTTTCGAGATAGACCTTGATTAA
- the pruA gene encoding L-glutamate gamma-semialdehyde dehydrogenase: MSKAISQVPFAVNEPVTSYEPGSAEVKSLLATYKKMWAEKTEIPMVINGKEVKTGDTVQLQSPQDHAHDFGFYHKGTMQHVDDAINSALAAKKQWNELGWEHRAAIFLKAADLLAGPYRDVINAATMIGQSKNVHQTEIDAACEFIDFLRFNVEFMTEMYSEQPVSDAGIWNRVEYRPLEGFCFAVTPFNFTAISGNLPTCMAMLGNVVVWKPSDKQIYSAKVIMDVLIEAGLPAGVINMIFTDGKETAEKVMAHRDFAGLHFTGSTKVFQGMWKMIGDNIHNYRTYPRIVGETGGKDFVIAHPSANVEAVATGLVRGSFEYQGQKCSAASRAYIPKSLWADVKKVMETQISSIKVGSPEDPSNFVNAVIDKNSFEKCKGYIDRANASDVANVVIGGKTDDSKGWFVHPTVIETTDSQYESMVEEIFGPILSVFVYEDADWSETLKVVDSSSPYSLTGSVFAQDRYAVNEAFKALENASGNFYINDKPTGAVVGQQPFGGGRASGTNDKAGSKMNLLRWTSVRSIKETFVSPKDYKYPYLG, encoded by the coding sequence ATGTCAAAAGCAATTTCGCAAGTACCATTTGCAGTAAATGAGCCGGTAACTTCGTACGAACCGGGATCAGCAGAAGTAAAATCTCTTCTTGCAACTTACAAAAAAATGTGGGCAGAAAAGACAGAAATCCCAATGGTCATCAACGGTAAAGAAGTGAAAACAGGTGATACTGTTCAGCTTCAGTCACCTCAGGATCATGCGCATGATTTCGGTTTTTATCATAAAGGAACGATGCAGCATGTAGATGATGCCATCAACTCTGCTCTGGCAGCAAAAAAACAGTGGAATGAGCTTGGTTGGGAACACCGCGCAGCAATTTTCTTAAAAGCAGCAGATCTTTTGGCGGGACCTTACAGAGATGTTATCAATGCAGCAACTATGATCGGACAGTCTAAAAATGTTCATCAGACTGAAATTGATGCCGCTTGTGAATTCATCGACTTCCTAAGATTCAACGTTGAATTTATGACAGAAATGTATTCTGAGCAGCCGGTTTCTGATGCAGGAATCTGGAACAGAGTGGAATACAGACCTTTGGAAGGATTCTGTTTTGCAGTTACACCTTTCAACTTTACAGCAATTTCCGGAAACTTACCAACCTGTATGGCAATGCTTGGAAACGTAGTGGTTTGGAAACCTTCAGACAAACAGATCTATTCTGCAAAGGTAATTATGGATGTTTTAATCGAGGCTGGACTACCTGCCGGAGTGATCAACATGATTTTTACAGACGGAAAAGAAACTGCTGAAAAAGTAATGGCACACAGAGATTTTGCCGGACTTCACTTTACAGGTTCTACCAAAGTTTTTCAGGGAATGTGGAAAATGATTGGCGACAATATTCACAACTACAGAACGTACCCGAGAATCGTTGGAGAAACCGGTGGAAAAGATTTCGTTATTGCGCACCCTTCTGCCAACGTAGAAGCTGTTGCAACTGGTTTGGTAAGAGGTTCTTTTGAGTATCAGGGACAAAAATGTTCTGCGGCTTCAAGAGCTTATATTCCCAAATCGCTTTGGGCTGATGTGAAAAAAGTAATGGAAACTCAGATTTCATCAATCAAAGTGGGTTCTCCGGAAGACCCTTCCAACTTTGTAAATGCAGTAATCGATAAAAATTCTTTCGAAAAATGTAAAGGTTATATCGACAGAGCGAATGCTTCAGATGTTGCCAATGTTGTTATTGGCGGTAAAACTGATGATTCCAAAGGTTGGTTTGTTCATCCAACTGTTATCGAAACTACAGATTCTCAATACGAAAGTATGGTTGAGGAAATTTTCGGTCCTATCTTATCTGTTTTCGTTTATGAAGATGCAGATTGGTCAGAAACTTTAAAAGTTGTAGATTCTTCTTCTCCATATTCATTGACAGGTTCTGTTTTTGCACAAGACAGATACGCTGTAAATGAAGCTTTCAAAGCATTGGAAAACGCTTCTGGAAACTTCTACATCAACGACAAGCCGACAGGTGCTGTTGTTGGTCAGCAGCCTTTCGGTGGAGGAAGAGCTTCAGGAACAAATGACAAAGCAGGTTCTAAAATGAACTTACTGAGATGGACTTCCGTAAGATCAATCAAAGAAACTTTTGTTTCTCCTAAAGATTATAAATACCCGTATTTGGGATAA
- a CDS encoding phosphatidate cytidylyltransferase, with protein MKKLSFLCLSLFGLMLLTSCEAIETIFKAGMWWGIIVAVGIIGVILWLFSRGKNS; from the coding sequence ATGAAAAAGCTAAGTTTCTTATGTCTGTCCTTATTTGGTTTAATGCTTTTAACAAGCTGTGAAGCCATCGAAACAATTTTCAAAGCAGGAATGTGGTGGGGAATCATCGTTGCTGTGGGAATCATAGGAGTAATTTTATGGTTATTCTCAAGGGGTAAAAACTCATAA
- a CDS encoding DUF5458 family protein, whose product MENKLQASENTQQQQQQFQDKRPSANPLEELNRIGGFGFVESVVDGIANMNPTRKARKEIFLNDSNKSDERKELLQKINLWVELLEGGDNAEKLADTCKNKAQNAEENLKSNLKNALDSVRQLETSYRTVAQFYKNTELDKVDNVSIVNASLDQVSDLDNPVFIEAIAEEFRQYYDRLDLRDNYSILAIPGYLGSNKVIEKWAKICNENKVMMVTDFANLDKPDDVVDLFHSANLTGGELHRSNVIMTCNWLVGRGKAEEVGEEENVELPPSTSLAGKIHKTLMSQVAAGKKHGNINEVDAVKFDLKKSEISQLEKMGLVPMVNEYGKIMAFSAKTLFTGDNIGLQTYSVVRVFDYVTKVLLDFLNRRAFENWNARNEDDLRRQIVSFLDGIKGADKLIEKFKIVRFEQDKVNKDRVWLDIRLTPYFPTKSFVIKLDGHKGDDGNEWDAEYIQD is encoded by the coding sequence ATGGAAAATAAACTTCAGGCATCTGAAAATACGCAGCAGCAACAGCAGCAGTTTCAGGATAAAAGACCGTCTGCAAATCCTCTGGAAGAGCTCAACAGAATCGGTGGCTTCGGCTTCGTGGAATCTGTTGTGGACGGCATCGCCAATATGAACCCTACGCGAAAGGCAAGAAAAGAAATATTTTTAAATGACTCCAATAAATCTGACGAAAGAAAAGAACTTCTTCAAAAAATAAATCTTTGGGTTGAACTGCTGGAAGGCGGTGATAATGCAGAAAAACTGGCAGACACCTGTAAAAACAAAGCCCAGAATGCAGAAGAGAATTTAAAATCAAATCTCAAAAATGCTTTGGATTCTGTGCGTCAGCTTGAAACATCTTACCGTACTGTCGCTCAGTTTTACAAAAATACCGAACTTGATAAGGTAGACAACGTAAGCATCGTCAACGCAAGTCTTGATCAGGTTTCAGACCTTGACAATCCTGTTTTCATTGAGGCGATTGCTGAAGAGTTCAGACAGTATTATGACCGTCTTGATTTGAGAGACAACTACTCTATCCTTGCTATTCCAGGTTATTTAGGTTCAAATAAAGTCATTGAAAAATGGGCTAAAATCTGTAACGAAAATAAAGTAATGATGGTTACCGATTTTGCCAATCTTGATAAACCGGATGATGTAGTAGATCTATTCCATTCCGCAAATCTTACTGGTGGCGAACTTCACAGAAGTAATGTGATCATGACATGCAACTGGCTTGTGGGAAGAGGAAAAGCAGAAGAAGTAGGCGAAGAGGAAAACGTAGAACTTCCGCCATCGACTTCACTGGCAGGGAAAATCCATAAAACTTTGATGTCTCAGGTGGCTGCGGGTAAAAAACACGGTAACATCAACGAAGTAGACGCAGTAAAATTTGATTTAAAGAAAAGTGAAATTTCTCAGCTTGAAAAAATGGGTCTTGTGCCTATGGTTAATGAGTACGGAAAAATCATGGCATTCTCGGCAAAAACACTGTTTACAGGTGATAACATCGGTCTTCAGACATATTCTGTAGTGCGTGTTTTCGATTACGTAACTAAAGTTTTACTCGATTTCCTAAACAGAAGAGCTTTTGAAAACTGGAATGCGAGAAACGAAGATGATCTGAGAAGACAGATTGTGAGTTTCCTTGATGGAATCAAAGGTGCAGATAAACTGATCGAAAAATTCAAAATTGTAAGATTCGAGCAGGATAAAGTGAATAAAGACAGAGTTTGGTTAGACATCAGACTGACTCCATATTTCCCTACAAAAAGTTTTGTAATCAAACTTGACGGTCACAAAGGTGATGACGGTAACGAGTGGGATGCAGAATATATTCAGGATTAA
- the mutY gene encoding A/G-specific adenine glycosylase has product MKPTKKSTDFLHIGQKIQNWYIQNARDLPFRNTKNPYKIWICEIVFQQTRIAQGLGHYNRFIERFPDVKTLAEADENEVILHWKGLGYYSRAINIHKASKQIMTEFSGKFPSDYDDILTLKGVGKYTAAAVSSICFGEKRPAVDGNFYRVLSRIFADDFDVSQTNAFSYFSDLAFLIMPENAGDFNQAMMDLGSEICKPKNPNCGDCPVNDDCLAFALGKVSEFPVKTKKVKVENLSLKYYFVHRNNQFIIQQRGDDYIWKKLYEFLPEISAELVPFIKNVKTVNHKLTHRNLSIEILDVEITSESLWNDLIKDKKLIISDFEDSQKHSFPKPLENYIQNTLKD; this is encoded by the coding sequence TTGAAACCAACAAAAAAATCCACAGACTTTCTTCACATCGGACAAAAAATCCAAAATTGGTACATTCAAAATGCCAGAGATTTACCTTTCCGAAATACAAAAAATCCTTATAAAATCTGGATTTGCGAAATTGTGTTTCAACAAACCAGAATTGCTCAGGGTTTGGGACATTACAACAGGTTTATTGAAAGATTTCCGGATGTAAAAACCTTGGCGGAAGCCGATGAAAACGAAGTCATTCTTCACTGGAAAGGTTTGGGATATTACTCCAGAGCAATTAATATTCATAAAGCTTCAAAGCAGATTATGACGGAATTTTCAGGAAAATTCCCCTCAGATTATGACGATATTTTAACTTTAAAAGGGGTCGGAAAATACACAGCCGCAGCTGTTTCGAGTATCTGCTTCGGGGAAAAAAGACCAGCCGTGGATGGAAATTTCTACAGAGTTTTAAGCAGAATATTTGCTGATGACTTTGATGTTTCTCAAACCAATGCATTTTCCTATTTTTCGGATCTGGCTTTTTTAATTATGCCCGAAAACGCTGGAGATTTCAATCAGGCAATGATGGATTTAGGTTCGGAAATCTGCAAACCAAAAAATCCAAATTGTGGTGATTGTCCTGTAAATGATGATTGTCTGGCTTTCGCACTTGGGAAGGTTTCTGAATTTCCGGTGAAGACTAAAAAAGTGAAAGTTGAAAATCTTTCACTTAAATATTATTTTGTTCACAGAAACAATCAGTTTATCATTCAGCAGCGTGGCGATGATTATATCTGGAAAAAACTGTATGAATTTTTACCTGAGATTTCTGCAGAACTCGTTCCGTTTATTAAAAATGTAAAAACCGTAAATCACAAACTGACTCACAGAAATTTAAGTATTGAAATACTTGATGTAGAAATTACTTCTGAATCTCTCTGGAATGATTTAATAAAAGATAAAAAACTCATCATTTCCGACTTTGAAGATTCTCAAAAGCATTCATTTCCCAAACCTTTGGAAAATTATATTCAAAACACATTGAAAGACTGA
- a CDS encoding patatin-like phospholipase family protein, producing the protein MISEKTGLVLSGGGTKGIAHAGVLKFLNEKNIQIDVLSCCSAGSIVGCLYAIGKTPDEILEFFKSVYFFNWKHFTFNQPGLVSSVIFRNYLKSIFGDLKLKDLDKDVKIVATELVSGTQKIFDPEFEIVDAIIASCSIPGITTPYIINEEMFCDGGVLNNFPADIIRDDCDKLIGVFVSPPHNININDLKTIKAIVSRSYDLLSYRVEKIKFDHCDWLITSQQFSSYGTFERKKNRLEELFDIGYQAAKESYRENISVGKYSVK; encoded by the coding sequence ATGATTTCAGAAAAAACAGGTCTGGTACTTTCCGGTGGAGGCACCAAAGGAATTGCCCATGCAGGAGTTTTGAAATTTTTGAACGAAAAAAATATTCAGATTGACGTTTTATCCTGCTGCAGTGCAGGATCAATTGTTGGATGTCTTTATGCAATTGGCAAAACTCCTGATGAAATTCTTGAGTTTTTTAAATCTGTTTATTTTTTCAACTGGAAACATTTTACTTTTAATCAGCCAGGACTGGTATCTTCTGTGATATTCAGAAACTATCTAAAGTCGATTTTTGGAGATTTAAAACTGAAAGATCTGGATAAAGATGTGAAAATTGTAGCTACAGAGCTCGTTTCGGGAACTCAGAAAATTTTTGATCCGGAATTTGAAATCGTTGATGCCATCATCGCTTCCTGCTCTATTCCAGGTATAACAACACCTTATATTATTAATGAAGAAATGTTCTGTGACGGCGGAGTTTTAAACAATTTCCCTGCAGATATTATCAGGGATGACTGCGATAAGCTTATTGGCGTTTTTGTTTCACCACCTCACAACATCAACATTAATGATCTGAAAACTATAAAAGCAATTGTTTCACGTTCCTATGATCTTTTATCGTACCGTGTGGAAAAAATCAAATTTGATCATTGCGACTGGCTTATTACATCACAGCAATTCTCAAGTTACGGAACTTTTGAAAGAAAGAAAAACAGACTGGAAGAGTTGTTTGACATCGGCTATCAGGCGGCAAAAGAAAGTTATCGGGAAAATATATCTGTTGGTAAATATTCAGTCAAATAG
- the gldD gene encoding gliding motility lipoprotein GldD translates to MIKKVSFVFASALLISCGKEATPKPFGELRLEYPAPKYQKMDKNCNYSFEYSNFANLSDAKRPCWYYLNYPKMKAKVFISYYPINNNFADQVAEAEKMVYRHTVKASSIDTKSFEYPERKVYGNFYELKGQTAANIQFYATDSTKHFVTAYLYFNSRPKPDSLAPAVDYVKKDLMHLLDTFEWKN, encoded by the coding sequence ATGATTAAAAAAGTCAGTTTTGTTTTTGCGTCTGCGCTTCTTATTTCCTGTGGAAAAGAGGCTACACCAAAACCTTTCGGTGAATTAAGACTGGAATATCCGGCACCGAAATATCAGAAGATGGATAAAAACTGTAATTACAGCTTTGAATATTCAAATTTCGCCAATCTCAGTGATGCGAAAAGACCTTGCTGGTACTATCTTAATTATCCGAAGATGAAAGCGAAGGTTTTCATTTCATATTATCCTATCAATAATAATTTTGCCGATCAGGTAGCTGAAGCCGAGAAAATGGTATACAGACATACCGTGAAGGCGAGTTCTATCGATACAAAATCATTCGAATATCCTGAAAGAAAAGTCTACGGAAACTTTTATGAACTGAAAGGACAGACGGCTGCCAACATTCAGTTTTACGCTACTGACAGCACAAAACACTTTGTGACAGCTTATCTTTATTTCAATTCAAGACCAAAACCGGATTCTCTGGCTCCGGCTGTGGATTACGTGAAAAAAGATCTGATGCATCTTTTGGATACATTTGAATGGAAAAATTAA
- a CDS encoding peptidylprolyl isomerase: MIDKLKIAFLFGIFMMFFSVNTSAQLKKGQLVDGIAAVIGDEIVLESDVEEQLNYAKQQGAGETNRCEFLESLLNNKLLVVQAKKDTLIENRSAMIKEQANAKYNQLVSQFPDEKTMLAAYKFRNQYEMKNAIEKIDTDQYYGQAKYQRITEKADVTPNEVTDFYNQFKTQLPQIKDEVSLSQIFMYPKLTEKHKEELIARLKKIKADIQGGESFDSQARIYSEDKGSAATGGLMKNVFKGQMVKPFEAAALNLQEGEISDPVESEFGYHIIQLVKKSGKAYDARHILLMATPTEEEITMAKTKLDSIRGLIQSGKITFKEASFKFSDDKRTKFNAGVIPGADGSNKIERESIPGTITYELAGLKKGDITTAFDDKDERDRVVVKIVKIEDDIAAHQITLETDYDRIKQLALNRRRNEMVEKYVNEKIPTTFVSIDGRYNCEFKSNWKKASISK, from the coding sequence ATGATAGATAAATTAAAAATCGCTTTTCTTTTTGGTATTTTCATGATGTTTTTCTCTGTAAATACATCTGCGCAGCTGAAGAAAGGACAATTGGTTGATGGGATTGCTGCTGTGATTGGCGATGAAATTGTTTTAGAATCTGATGTGGAGGAACAGCTGAACTATGCAAAACAGCAGGGTGCAGGAGAGACCAACAGATGCGAATTTCTTGAAAGTCTTCTCAACAATAAGCTTCTTGTGGTTCAGGCTAAAAAAGATACGCTGATTGAAAACCGCTCTGCTATGATTAAAGAGCAGGCAAACGCTAAATACAATCAGCTTGTTTCTCAGTTTCCGGATGAAAAAACAATGCTTGCGGCTTACAAATTCCGTAATCAGTACGAGATGAAAAATGCCATCGAAAAAATTGATACCGATCAGTATTACGGGCAGGCAAAATACCAGAGAATTACAGAAAAAGCAGACGTTACGCCAAACGAAGTAACCGACTTTTACAATCAGTTTAAAACGCAGCTTCCGCAAATTAAGGACGAGGTTTCACTTTCTCAGATTTTTATGTATCCAAAGCTTACAGAGAAGCATAAGGAAGAGTTAATTGCAAGATTAAAGAAGATAAAAGCAGACATTCAGGGTGGTGAATCTTTTGACAGCCAGGCGAGAATTTATTCTGAAGACAAAGGTTCTGCAGCTACAGGAGGTTTGATGAAAAATGTTTTCAAAGGTCAGATGGTAAAGCCTTTCGAGGCAGCAGCACTGAATCTTCAGGAAGGTGAAATTTCTGATCCTGTGGAATCTGAATTTGGATATCACATCATTCAGTTGGTGAAAAAATCAGGGAAAGCATACGACGCGCGTCACATTCTTTTGATGGCAACACCTACAGAAGAGGAAATTACTATGGCAAAAACCAAATTAGACAGCATCAGAGGTTTGATTCAATCAGGTAAAATCACTTTCAAGGAAGCTTCATTCAAATTTTCTGATGATAAAAGAACAAAATTCAACGCCGGTGTAATTCCGGGAGCTGACGGTTCCAATAAAATTGAGAGAGAAAGTATTCCGGGAACAATCACTTATGAATTGGCAGGTCTTAAAAAAGGTGATATTACCACAGCATTTGACGATAAGGATGAGAGAGACAGAGTTGTTGTAAAAATTGTAAAGATTGAAGATGACATCGCTGCTCACCAGATTACTTTGGAAACAGATTATGACAGAATCAAGCAACTGGCACTCAACAGACGCCGAAACGAAATGGTGGAAAAATATGTAAATGAAAAAATTCCAACCACATTTGTATCGATTGACGGAAGATACAACTGCGAATTCAAAAGCAACTGGAAGAAAGCTTCCATTTCAAAATAA
- a CDS encoding DUF6526 family protein, with protein MKTQNYQNHRKFYAPHHFIYLPLVIFLQGLGVYKIFTDSVDQLLWILFSIVIFLILFLAIMVRQHYALGLQNRLVRLEFKQRYFEIFNLRSDKVEEKLDFSQIAALRFAYDDEFKILLEKALEENISGDEIKKSIKKWRADENRI; from the coding sequence ATGAAAACGCAGAATTACCAGAATCACCGAAAATTTTATGCTCCTCATCATTTTATTTATCTCCCTTTAGTAATCTTTTTACAGGGATTGGGGGTGTATAAAATTTTCACTGATTCGGTAGATCAGCTTTTGTGGATTCTGTTTTCAATTGTTATTTTTCTGATTTTATTTCTGGCCATCATGGTTCGCCAACATTATGCTTTGGGTCTTCAAAACAGACTGGTAAGACTGGAATTTAAGCAGAGGTATTTTGAAATATTTAACCTGAGGTCAGATAAAGTGGAAGAAAAATTAGATTTCAGTCAGATTGCAGCTTTAAGATTTGCTTACGATGACGAATTTAAAATTCTTTTGGAAAAGGCTTTAGAAGAAAACATTTCCGGCGACGAAATCAAAAAATCAATAAAAAAATGGAGAGCTGATGAGAACAGGATTTGA
- a CDS encoding cytochrome C551, whose product MKKLVLAALFGITITACGTKESSASTNSTDSTAADNAARMSPSTMDSTVPAVPNDTAVMKMDPATTGR is encoded by the coding sequence ATGAAAAAGTTAGTTTTAGCCGCACTTTTTGGCATCACAATCACGGCTTGCGGTACGAAGGAATCTTCGGCAAGCACCAACAGTACAGATTCTACAGCAGCCGATAACGCTGCAAGAATGTCACCTTCAACAATGGACTCCACTGTTCCCGCAGTACCAAACGACACTGCCGTAATGAAGATGGACCCCGCAACAACGGGACGTTAA
- a CDS encoding type VI secretion system contractile sheath small subunit — translation MAMFNYGVGGNEVKVDANEAIAQIQENKSLIVSQLTTDESYTPEIVTGLKTVEDVFRHFQPSVEVQHEDVDGNAIDEEFRFRNLADFTPKNLVNNSDYLQKLSMEQDQYNKIVRQLKTNKILRNMLENEQSRAAFVEVLKNVAQELEK, via the coding sequence ATGGCAATGTTTAATTATGGCGTTGGAGGAAACGAAGTGAAAGTGGATGCCAACGAAGCTATCGCCCAGATCCAGGAAAACAAATCTCTGATCGTGAGCCAGCTTACCACAGACGAATCTTACACTCCGGAAATCGTTACCGGTTTGAAAACTGTAGAAGATGTTTTCAGACACTTCCAACCCTCAGTAGAAGTACAGCACGAGGATGTTGACGGAAACGCAATCGATGAAGAGTTCAGATTCAGAAATCTCGCAGATTTTACACCAAAAAATCTCGTAAACAATTCAGATTATTTACAGAAACTGAGCATGGAGCAGGATCAGTACAACAAAATTGTACGTCAGCTGAAAACCAACAAAATCCTGAGAAACATGCTCGAAAACGAACAGTCGAGGGCAGCTTTTGTGGAAGTGCTTAAAAATGTAGCTCAGGAACTCGAAAAATAA